From the Solanum pennellii chromosome 4, SPENNV200 genome, one window contains:
- the LOC107015697 gene encoding uncharacterized protein LOC107015697 encodes MRIYQEMKDEEAQSRISTNTVTTVSSVSVVATPAAAAATSTVKKDQGFSGVFGKGKYKLWVLAAILLLAFWSMFTGSLTLSLNWSTSNLSRLSHASDFTIHEDLDILVLEEREKMVKHMWDVYTQNSRIRLPKFWQDAFQAAYLDLTSDSPATRDTAVSEIAKMSLRSTSTYESPSNKKPEPREAEKAKGSKSPAKTTTTKKQK; translated from the exons ATGAGAATATACCAAGAAATGAAAGATGAAGAAGCTCAATCAAGAATTAGTACAAATACAGTAACAACAGTTTCTTCAGTTTCAGTAGTAGCAACaccagcagcagcagcagcaacatCAACTGTAAAAAAAGATCAAGGATTTAGTGGGGTATTTGGTAAAGGTAAATACAAATTGTGGGTATTGGCAGCAATTCTTTTGCTAGCTTTTTGGTCTATGTTTACTGGCTCACTTACTCTTAGTCTCAACTGGTCTACTTCAAATCTCAGCCGTTTATCTCATGCTTCTGATTTCACGATCCATGAAGATCTTGATATTCTG GTATTGGAGGAAAGAGAGAAGATGGTAAAACATATGTGGGATGTGTACACACAGAATAGCAGGATCAGGTTGCCTAAGTTCTGGCAAGACGCTTTCCAAGCAGCGTACCTAGATTTGACGAGTGATTCACCAGCTACCCGAGACACTGCTGTGTCGGAGATTGCCAAGATGTCCCTCCGCTCCACTTCCACTTATGAATCACCTTCCAACAAGAAACCAGAACCAAG AGAAGCAGAGAAAGCAAAAGGATCGAAAAGTCCGGCGAAGACGACAACTACAAAGAAACAGAAATGA